One Calonectris borealis chromosome 15, bCalBor7.hap1.2, whole genome shotgun sequence DNA segment encodes these proteins:
- the FBXO38 gene encoding F-box only protein 38 isoform X2, whose protein sequence is MCMECLSRKLKEAVTLYLRVVKVVDLCAGRWWEYMPTGFTDSSFLTLLRKMPDIEQLYGLHPRYLERRRVRGHEAFSIPGVLEALQACPNLLGVETSHLELVEAIWTYMPQVHILGKFRNRNGAFPIPPENKLKIPIGAKIQTLHLVGVNVPEIPCIPMLRHLYLKWVRLTKPQPFKDFLCISLRTFVMRNCAGPTNSLKYVPLVTGLASARNLEHLELVRVPFLGGLIQHVVEDSWRSGGFRNLHTIVLGACKNALEVDLGYLIITAARRLHEVRIQPSLTKDGVFSALKMAELEFPQFETLHLGYVDEFLLQCKMTNGDLVKYGLADVVENPGIITDIGMKAVNEVFSCIKYLVIYNCPHLHNPNNWITDHSRWTRLVDLTLVRCHAIKLDSFSQFIELLPSLEFISLDQMFREPPKGCARVGLSAGTGIGVSSALVSNQNSNNDNDNNNNHQNNNNPNIHHNNHQHPNDQNEENELRQDGQAEEQQIAAEALNEMEEVAQEEGMAAGQGQNELPAHSQAVVPMEVDEEQAGPSGIQPVVKAAPITVHDSDSEDEEENMGTSRACISNSIAQNYSDGEEKSRDPVETREPSVSGKGKTPLRKRCSASQVGQTKQFHTEESSCEKGCQVTSEQIKADMKAASDMPERNKSKDSYPGCSNATGSTGTSSSCSAVSPSPDCAQTAHSHSAGTSPAIGDESRQCVCSPCKSEGSSERETEESSVCSRCSCYKPQDAQQRTSGCCGGDCPSTSGACRNGPNSTGSDFALRTLPNCGPPGETSDERTSGSACGPASEEESTGSQRRSCEVEYKEEYPRRPLTRARSKLSHVPLVSESEVAKPKPRQTTKRKRTADKSTSTSDPVIEDDHVQVLTLKSKNLVGITLTNCGITDLVLKDCPKMMFIHATRCRVLKHLKVENAPVVNRFDYAQCKKLNMDQVLDQILRMPPERNRIIYLRPMQQVDTLTLEQKIFSGPYPYHICIIHEFSNPPNVRNKVRIRSWMDTIANINQELIKYEFFPEATRTDEDLKKYTKYPWGRDIYTLEGIVDGAPYSMITDFPWLRSLRTAEPNSYARYDFEDDERTTIYAPRRKGQLSADICMETIGEEISELRQMKKGVFQRVVAIFIHYCDVNGEPVEDDYI, encoded by the exons ATGTGCATGGAATGCCTGTCCAGGAAGCTGAAGGAAGCCGTCACTCTTTATCTGCGAGTAGTGAAGGTTGTGGATCTATGTGCAGGCCGTTGGTGGGAATACATGCCCACTG GTTTCACTGATTCCAGTTTCCTAACGCTGCTGAGGAAGATGCCAGACATTGAACAACTTTATGGTCTTCATCCCAGGTATCTTGAAAGACGCAGAGTCCGTGGCCATGAAGCTTTCAGCATTCCTGGCGTTTTAGAGGCTTTGCAGGCTTGTCCAAATCTACTG GGTGTTGAGACCTCTCATTTAGAGCTGGTGGAAGCTATTTGGACATACATGCCGCAAGTTCACATTTTAGGGAAGTTTCGTAATCGTAATGGTGCTTTTCCAATTCCTCCTGAGAACAAGCTGAAAATTCCTATAGGAGCTAAAATTCAGACTTTGCACTTAGTAG GGGTGAATGTCCCTGAGATTCCTTGTATCCCAATGCTGAGGCACCTTTATTTGAAGTGGGTGAGACTCACCAAACCACAGCCTTTTAAAGATTTCCTTTGTATCAGCTTACGCACTTTTGTCATGAGAAACTGTGCTG GACCCACAAATTCTTTGAAGTATGTTCCCTTAGTGACGGGCCTGGCTTCTGCTCGAAATTTGGAGCATTTAGAACTGGTTCGTGTTCCATTTCTGGGAGGACTTATCCAGCACGTGGTGGAAGATAGCTGGAGATCAG GTGGTTTTAGGAATTTGCACACTATAGTTCTGGGAGCTTGCAAGAATGCACTTGAAGTGGATCTTGGCTACCTCATCATAACTGCTGCACGAAG GTTGCATGAAGTGCGGATCCAGCCTTCCTTGACCAAAGATggtgttttttctgctttgaagaTGGCTGAACTGGAATTTCCACAGTTTGAAACTCTTCATCTAGGATATGTTGATGAGTTTTTACTACAGT GTAAAATGACGAATGGAGACTTGGTGAAGTACGGCTTGGCTGATGTGGTTGAAAATCCAGGAATTATTACAGATATTGGTATGAAAGCTGTAAATGAAGTTTTTTCTTGCATCAAGTATCTGGTCATTTACAACTGCCCACATCTACATAATCCAAATAATTGGATCACAG atCATTCAAGGTGGACCCGACTGGTTGACCTAACCCTGGTGCGATGCCATGCGATAAAGCTAGATTCTTTTAGTCAGTTCATTGAGTTATTGCCAAGCTTAGAATTTATTTCTCTGGACCAGATGTTCCGTGAACCTCCTAAG GGTTGTGCTCGTGTGGGCCTAAGTGCAGGCACAGGAATTGGTGTCTCATCTGCCCTAGTCAGCAATCAGAACTCCAACAATGACAATGACAACAACAATAACCACCAGAATAACAATAATCCAAACATCCACCACAACAATCACCAACACCCAAATGACCAGAATGAGGAGAATGAGCTGCGACAAGATGGTCAAGCTGAAGAGCAGCAGATTGCAGCTGAGG CACTGAATGAGATGGAGGAGGTAGCACAGGAAGAAGGAATGGCTGCTGGGCAGGGCCAAAATGAGCTCCCGGCTCACAGCCAGGCTGTTGTTCCTATGGAGGTCGATGAAGAGCAAGCAG GACCAAGTGGCATTCAGCCTGTTGTAAAAGCAGCACCTATTACTGTCCATGATTCAGAcagtgaggatgaggaagaaaacatgggGACTTCAAGAGCCTGCATCTCTAACAGCATTGCACAGAATTACTCagatggagaagagaaaagcagagatcCAGTGGAAACTAGAGAACCTTCAG TGAGCGGTAAAGGCAAGACACCACTGCGGAAGAGATGTAGTGCCAGCCAAGTGGGCCAGACAAAGCAGTTCCATACCGAGGAAAGCAGCTGTGAGAAAGGTTGTCAAGTAACAAGTGAGCAGATTAAAGCAGACATGAAAGCAGCAAGTGACATGCCtgaaaggaacaaaagcaaagattCATACCCAGGTTGCAGTAATGCTACTGGATCAACGGGAACATCCAGCTCCTGCAGTGCTGTTTCTCCTAGCCCTGACTGTGCACAGACAGCTCATAGCCACTCTGCTGGCACCAGTCCAGCAATTGGAGATGAATCCAGGCAGTGTGTCTGCTCGCCTTGTAAAAGTGAAGGTTCCAGTGAGAGGGAGACCGAGGAGAGCTCTGTTTGTTCCAGGTGTTCCTGCTACAAGCCACAGGACGCGCAACAGAGGACTAGTGGGTGTTGCGGTGGGGATTGCCCATCCACGAGTGGAGCCTGCAGGAATGGACCGAATAGCACTGGGTCAGATTTTGCACTTAGGACTCTGCCAAACTGTGGGCCTCCAGGAGAGACAAGTGATGAGAGGACTAGTGGGAGTGCCTGTGGGCCTGCCAGTGAGGAGGAGAGCACGGGCTCCCAGCGAAGGAGCTGTGAGGTGGAGTATAAAGAAGAGTATCCTCGCCGACCACTAACACGAGCTAGAAGCAAGCTGTCCCATGTCCCTCTGGTGTCAGAGTCAG AGGTGGCCAAGCCAAAGCCACGGCAAACCACAAAGAGGAAAAGGACAGCTGATAAGTCCACAAGTACAAGTGACCCGGTTATTGAAGATGATCATGTTCAA gTACTGACTTTGAAATCCAAAAACCTTGTTGGAATCACCTTGACCAATTGTGGAATAACAGATTTGGTACTGAAAGACTGCCCCAAAATGATGTTCATACATG CTACAAGGTGTCGTGTATTGAAACACTTGAAAGTAGAAAATGCACCAGTTGTCAATCGGTTTGACTACGCCCAGTGCAAGAAGTTAAACATGGATCAGGTTCTGGATCAGATTCTCAGGATGCCACCGGAAAGAAACCGAATCATTTATCTTCGTCCAATGCAGCAG GTTGACACCTTGACTCTCGAGCAAAAGATATTTAGTGGCCCTTATCCGTACCACATTTGCATAATTCATGAATTCAGTAACCCACCTAATGTCCGCAATAAGGTGCGCATTCGGAGCTGGATGGACACAATAGCAAATATCAACCA AGAGCTTATTAAATATGAGTTCTTCCCTGAAGCTACACGAACCGATGAAGACCTGAAGAAATACACTAAGTATCCTTGGGGACGAGATATTTACACTCTAGAAG GCATTGTGGATGGCGCCCCTTACTCCATGATTACTGACTTCCCATGGTTGAGATCACTGAGAACAGCAGAGCCAAACAGCTATGCTAGATATGACTTTGAGGATGATGAGAGAA CTACTATTTATGCACCGCGAAGGAAGGGACAATTGTCTGCAGACATCTGTATGGAAACAATAGGAGAAGAGATCTCTGAACTGCGCCAGATGAAAAAAGGTGTATTCCAACGTGTGGTGGCTATCTTCATCCATTACTGTGATGTCAACGGTGAACCAGTCGAGGATGATTACATTTGA
- the FBXO38 gene encoding F-box only protein 38 isoform X1 has translation MGPRRKNVKPCSVNREGSESAKADEPKDYMNQLSHEVLCHIFRYLPLQDIMCMECLSRKLKEAVTLYLRVVKVVDLCAGRWWEYMPTGFTDSSFLTLLRKMPDIEQLYGLHPRYLERRRVRGHEAFSIPGVLEALQACPNLLGVETSHLELVEAIWTYMPQVHILGKFRNRNGAFPIPPENKLKIPIGAKIQTLHLVGVNVPEIPCIPMLRHLYLKWVRLTKPQPFKDFLCISLRTFVMRNCAGPTNSLKYVPLVTGLASARNLEHLELVRVPFLGGLIQHVVEDSWRSGGFRNLHTIVLGACKNALEVDLGYLIITAARRLHEVRIQPSLTKDGVFSALKMAELEFPQFETLHLGYVDEFLLQCKMTNGDLVKYGLADVVENPGIITDIGMKAVNEVFSCIKYLVIYNCPHLHNPNNWITDHSRWTRLVDLTLVRCHAIKLDSFSQFIELLPSLEFISLDQMFREPPKGCARVGLSAGTGIGVSSALVSNQNSNNDNDNNNNHQNNNNPNIHHNNHQHPNDQNEENELRQDGQAEEQQIAAEALNEMEEVAQEEGMAAGQGQNELPAHSQAVVPMEVDEEQAGPSGIQPVVKAAPITVHDSDSEDEEENMGTSRACISNSIAQNYSDGEEKSRDPVETREPSVSGKGKTPLRKRCSASQVGQTKQFHTEESSCEKGCQVTSEQIKADMKAASDMPERNKSKDSYPGCSNATGSTGTSSSCSAVSPSPDCAQTAHSHSAGTSPAIGDESRQCVCSPCKSEGSSERETEESSVCSRCSCYKPQDAQQRTSGCCGGDCPSTSGACRNGPNSTGSDFALRTLPNCGPPGETSDERTSGSACGPASEEESTGSQRRSCEVEYKEEYPRRPLTRARSKLSHVPLVSESEVAKPKPRQTTKRKRTADKSTSTSDPVIEDDHVQVLTLKSKNLVGITLTNCGITDLVLKDCPKMMFIHATRCRVLKHLKVENAPVVNRFDYAQCKKLNMDQVLDQILRMPPERNRIIYLRPMQQVDTLTLEQKIFSGPYPYHICIIHEFSNPPNVRNKVRIRSWMDTIANINQELIKYEFFPEATRTDEDLKKYTKYPWGRDIYTLEGIVDGAPYSMITDFPWLRSLRTAEPNSYARYDFEDDERTTIYAPRRKGQLSADICMETIGEEISELRQMKKGVFQRVVAIFIHYCDVNGEPVEDDYI, from the exons ATGGGTCCCCGGCGGAAAAATGTGAAACCGTGCTCAGTGAACAGGGAAGGCTCTGAGTCTGCCAAAGCTGATGAGCCAAAAGATTACATGAACCAACTCTCTCATGAAGTGCTTTGCCACATCTTTAG GTACCTTCCCTTGCAGGATATCATGTGCATGGAATGCCTGTCCAGGAAGCTGAAGGAAGCCGTCACTCTTTATCTGCGAGTAGTGAAGGTTGTGGATCTATGTGCAGGCCGTTGGTGGGAATACATGCCCACTG GTTTCACTGATTCCAGTTTCCTAACGCTGCTGAGGAAGATGCCAGACATTGAACAACTTTATGGTCTTCATCCCAGGTATCTTGAAAGACGCAGAGTCCGTGGCCATGAAGCTTTCAGCATTCCTGGCGTTTTAGAGGCTTTGCAGGCTTGTCCAAATCTACTG GGTGTTGAGACCTCTCATTTAGAGCTGGTGGAAGCTATTTGGACATACATGCCGCAAGTTCACATTTTAGGGAAGTTTCGTAATCGTAATGGTGCTTTTCCAATTCCTCCTGAGAACAAGCTGAAAATTCCTATAGGAGCTAAAATTCAGACTTTGCACTTAGTAG GGGTGAATGTCCCTGAGATTCCTTGTATCCCAATGCTGAGGCACCTTTATTTGAAGTGGGTGAGACTCACCAAACCACAGCCTTTTAAAGATTTCCTTTGTATCAGCTTACGCACTTTTGTCATGAGAAACTGTGCTG GACCCACAAATTCTTTGAAGTATGTTCCCTTAGTGACGGGCCTGGCTTCTGCTCGAAATTTGGAGCATTTAGAACTGGTTCGTGTTCCATTTCTGGGAGGACTTATCCAGCACGTGGTGGAAGATAGCTGGAGATCAG GTGGTTTTAGGAATTTGCACACTATAGTTCTGGGAGCTTGCAAGAATGCACTTGAAGTGGATCTTGGCTACCTCATCATAACTGCTGCACGAAG GTTGCATGAAGTGCGGATCCAGCCTTCCTTGACCAAAGATggtgttttttctgctttgaagaTGGCTGAACTGGAATTTCCACAGTTTGAAACTCTTCATCTAGGATATGTTGATGAGTTTTTACTACAGT GTAAAATGACGAATGGAGACTTGGTGAAGTACGGCTTGGCTGATGTGGTTGAAAATCCAGGAATTATTACAGATATTGGTATGAAAGCTGTAAATGAAGTTTTTTCTTGCATCAAGTATCTGGTCATTTACAACTGCCCACATCTACATAATCCAAATAATTGGATCACAG atCATTCAAGGTGGACCCGACTGGTTGACCTAACCCTGGTGCGATGCCATGCGATAAAGCTAGATTCTTTTAGTCAGTTCATTGAGTTATTGCCAAGCTTAGAATTTATTTCTCTGGACCAGATGTTCCGTGAACCTCCTAAG GGTTGTGCTCGTGTGGGCCTAAGTGCAGGCACAGGAATTGGTGTCTCATCTGCCCTAGTCAGCAATCAGAACTCCAACAATGACAATGACAACAACAATAACCACCAGAATAACAATAATCCAAACATCCACCACAACAATCACCAACACCCAAATGACCAGAATGAGGAGAATGAGCTGCGACAAGATGGTCAAGCTGAAGAGCAGCAGATTGCAGCTGAGG CACTGAATGAGATGGAGGAGGTAGCACAGGAAGAAGGAATGGCTGCTGGGCAGGGCCAAAATGAGCTCCCGGCTCACAGCCAGGCTGTTGTTCCTATGGAGGTCGATGAAGAGCAAGCAG GACCAAGTGGCATTCAGCCTGTTGTAAAAGCAGCACCTATTACTGTCCATGATTCAGAcagtgaggatgaggaagaaaacatgggGACTTCAAGAGCCTGCATCTCTAACAGCATTGCACAGAATTACTCagatggagaagagaaaagcagagatcCAGTGGAAACTAGAGAACCTTCAG TGAGCGGTAAAGGCAAGACACCACTGCGGAAGAGATGTAGTGCCAGCCAAGTGGGCCAGACAAAGCAGTTCCATACCGAGGAAAGCAGCTGTGAGAAAGGTTGTCAAGTAACAAGTGAGCAGATTAAAGCAGACATGAAAGCAGCAAGTGACATGCCtgaaaggaacaaaagcaaagattCATACCCAGGTTGCAGTAATGCTACTGGATCAACGGGAACATCCAGCTCCTGCAGTGCTGTTTCTCCTAGCCCTGACTGTGCACAGACAGCTCATAGCCACTCTGCTGGCACCAGTCCAGCAATTGGAGATGAATCCAGGCAGTGTGTCTGCTCGCCTTGTAAAAGTGAAGGTTCCAGTGAGAGGGAGACCGAGGAGAGCTCTGTTTGTTCCAGGTGTTCCTGCTACAAGCCACAGGACGCGCAACAGAGGACTAGTGGGTGTTGCGGTGGGGATTGCCCATCCACGAGTGGAGCCTGCAGGAATGGACCGAATAGCACTGGGTCAGATTTTGCACTTAGGACTCTGCCAAACTGTGGGCCTCCAGGAGAGACAAGTGATGAGAGGACTAGTGGGAGTGCCTGTGGGCCTGCCAGTGAGGAGGAGAGCACGGGCTCCCAGCGAAGGAGCTGTGAGGTGGAGTATAAAGAAGAGTATCCTCGCCGACCACTAACACGAGCTAGAAGCAAGCTGTCCCATGTCCCTCTGGTGTCAGAGTCAG AGGTGGCCAAGCCAAAGCCACGGCAAACCACAAAGAGGAAAAGGACAGCTGATAAGTCCACAAGTACAAGTGACCCGGTTATTGAAGATGATCATGTTCAA gTACTGACTTTGAAATCCAAAAACCTTGTTGGAATCACCTTGACCAATTGTGGAATAACAGATTTGGTACTGAAAGACTGCCCCAAAATGATGTTCATACATG CTACAAGGTGTCGTGTATTGAAACACTTGAAAGTAGAAAATGCACCAGTTGTCAATCGGTTTGACTACGCCCAGTGCAAGAAGTTAAACATGGATCAGGTTCTGGATCAGATTCTCAGGATGCCACCGGAAAGAAACCGAATCATTTATCTTCGTCCAATGCAGCAG GTTGACACCTTGACTCTCGAGCAAAAGATATTTAGTGGCCCTTATCCGTACCACATTTGCATAATTCATGAATTCAGTAACCCACCTAATGTCCGCAATAAGGTGCGCATTCGGAGCTGGATGGACACAATAGCAAATATCAACCA AGAGCTTATTAAATATGAGTTCTTCCCTGAAGCTACACGAACCGATGAAGACCTGAAGAAATACACTAAGTATCCTTGGGGACGAGATATTTACACTCTAGAAG GCATTGTGGATGGCGCCCCTTACTCCATGATTACTGACTTCCCATGGTTGAGATCACTGAGAACAGCAGAGCCAAACAGCTATGCTAGATATGACTTTGAGGATGATGAGAGAA CTACTATTTATGCACCGCGAAGGAAGGGACAATTGTCTGCAGACATCTGTATGGAAACAATAGGAGAAGAGATCTCTGAACTGCGCCAGATGAAAAAAGGTGTATTCCAACGTGTGGTGGCTATCTTCATCCATTACTGTGATGTCAACGGTGAACCAGTCGAGGATGATTACATTTGA
- the FBXO38 gene encoding F-box only protein 38 isoform X3 yields MKCFATSLGYHVHGMPVQEAEGSRHSLSASSEGCGSMCRPLVGIHAHWYLERRRVRGHEAFSIPGVLEALQACPNLLGVETSHLELVEAIWTYMPQVHILGKFRNRNGAFPIPPENKLKIPIGAKIQTLHLVGVNVPEIPCIPMLRHLYLKWVRLTKPQPFKDFLCISLRTFVMRNCAGPTNSLKYVPLVTGLASARNLEHLELVRVPFLGGLIQHVVEDSWRSGGFRNLHTIVLGACKNALEVDLGYLIITAARRLHEVRIQPSLTKDGVFSALKMAELEFPQFETLHLGYVDEFLLQCKMTNGDLVKYGLADVVENPGIITDIGMKAVNEVFSCIKYLVIYNCPHLHNPNNWITDHSRWTRLVDLTLVRCHAIKLDSFSQFIELLPSLEFISLDQMFREPPKGCARVGLSAGTGIGVSSALVSNQNSNNDNDNNNNHQNNNNPNIHHNNHQHPNDQNEENELRQDGQAEEQQIAAEALNEMEEVAQEEGMAAGQGQNELPAHSQAVVPMEVDEEQAGPSGIQPVVKAAPITVHDSDSEDEEENMGTSRACISNSIAQNYSDGEEKSRDPVETREPSVSGKGKTPLRKRCSASQVGQTKQFHTEESSCEKGCQVTSEQIKADMKAASDMPERNKSKDSYPGCSNATGSTGTSSSCSAVSPSPDCAQTAHSHSAGTSPAIGDESRQCVCSPCKSEGSSERETEESSVCSRCSCYKPQDAQQRTSGCCGGDCPSTSGACRNGPNSTGSDFALRTLPNCGPPGETSDERTSGSACGPASEEESTGSQRRSCEVEYKEEYPRRPLTRARSKLSHVPLVSESEVAKPKPRQTTKRKRTADKSTSTSDPVIEDDHVQVLTLKSKNLVGITLTNCGITDLVLKDCPKMMFIHATRCRVLKHLKVENAPVVNRFDYAQCKKLNMDQVLDQILRMPPERNRIIYLRPMQQVDTLTLEQKIFSGPYPYHICIIHEFSNPPNVRNKVRIRSWMDTIANINQELIKYEFFPEATRTDEDLKKYTKYPWGRDIYTLEGIVDGAPYSMITDFPWLRSLRTAEPNSYARYDFEDDERTTIYAPRRKGQLSADICMETIGEEISELRQMKKGVFQRVVAIFIHYCDVNGEPVEDDYI; encoded by the exons ATGAAGTGCTTTGCCACATCTTTAG GATATCATGTGCATGGAATGCCTGTCCAGGAAGCTGAAGGAAGCCGTCACTCTTTATCTGCGAGTAGTGAAGGTTGTGGATCTATGTGCAGGCCGTTGGTGGGAATACATGCCCACTG GTATCTTGAAAGACGCAGAGTCCGTGGCCATGAAGCTTTCAGCATTCCTGGCGTTTTAGAGGCTTTGCAGGCTTGTCCAAATCTACTG GGTGTTGAGACCTCTCATTTAGAGCTGGTGGAAGCTATTTGGACATACATGCCGCAAGTTCACATTTTAGGGAAGTTTCGTAATCGTAATGGTGCTTTTCCAATTCCTCCTGAGAACAAGCTGAAAATTCCTATAGGAGCTAAAATTCAGACTTTGCACTTAGTAG GGGTGAATGTCCCTGAGATTCCTTGTATCCCAATGCTGAGGCACCTTTATTTGAAGTGGGTGAGACTCACCAAACCACAGCCTTTTAAAGATTTCCTTTGTATCAGCTTACGCACTTTTGTCATGAGAAACTGTGCTG GACCCACAAATTCTTTGAAGTATGTTCCCTTAGTGACGGGCCTGGCTTCTGCTCGAAATTTGGAGCATTTAGAACTGGTTCGTGTTCCATTTCTGGGAGGACTTATCCAGCACGTGGTGGAAGATAGCTGGAGATCAG GTGGTTTTAGGAATTTGCACACTATAGTTCTGGGAGCTTGCAAGAATGCACTTGAAGTGGATCTTGGCTACCTCATCATAACTGCTGCACGAAG GTTGCATGAAGTGCGGATCCAGCCTTCCTTGACCAAAGATggtgttttttctgctttgaagaTGGCTGAACTGGAATTTCCACAGTTTGAAACTCTTCATCTAGGATATGTTGATGAGTTTTTACTACAGT GTAAAATGACGAATGGAGACTTGGTGAAGTACGGCTTGGCTGATGTGGTTGAAAATCCAGGAATTATTACAGATATTGGTATGAAAGCTGTAAATGAAGTTTTTTCTTGCATCAAGTATCTGGTCATTTACAACTGCCCACATCTACATAATCCAAATAATTGGATCACAG atCATTCAAGGTGGACCCGACTGGTTGACCTAACCCTGGTGCGATGCCATGCGATAAAGCTAGATTCTTTTAGTCAGTTCATTGAGTTATTGCCAAGCTTAGAATTTATTTCTCTGGACCAGATGTTCCGTGAACCTCCTAAG GGTTGTGCTCGTGTGGGCCTAAGTGCAGGCACAGGAATTGGTGTCTCATCTGCCCTAGTCAGCAATCAGAACTCCAACAATGACAATGACAACAACAATAACCACCAGAATAACAATAATCCAAACATCCACCACAACAATCACCAACACCCAAATGACCAGAATGAGGAGAATGAGCTGCGACAAGATGGTCAAGCTGAAGAGCAGCAGATTGCAGCTGAGG CACTGAATGAGATGGAGGAGGTAGCACAGGAAGAAGGAATGGCTGCTGGGCAGGGCCAAAATGAGCTCCCGGCTCACAGCCAGGCTGTTGTTCCTATGGAGGTCGATGAAGAGCAAGCAG GACCAAGTGGCATTCAGCCTGTTGTAAAAGCAGCACCTATTACTGTCCATGATTCAGAcagtgaggatgaggaagaaaacatgggGACTTCAAGAGCCTGCATCTCTAACAGCATTGCACAGAATTACTCagatggagaagagaaaagcagagatcCAGTGGAAACTAGAGAACCTTCAG TGAGCGGTAAAGGCAAGACACCACTGCGGAAGAGATGTAGTGCCAGCCAAGTGGGCCAGACAAAGCAGTTCCATACCGAGGAAAGCAGCTGTGAGAAAGGTTGTCAAGTAACAAGTGAGCAGATTAAAGCAGACATGAAAGCAGCAAGTGACATGCCtgaaaggaacaaaagcaaagattCATACCCAGGTTGCAGTAATGCTACTGGATCAACGGGAACATCCAGCTCCTGCAGTGCTGTTTCTCCTAGCCCTGACTGTGCACAGACAGCTCATAGCCACTCTGCTGGCACCAGTCCAGCAATTGGAGATGAATCCAGGCAGTGTGTCTGCTCGCCTTGTAAAAGTGAAGGTTCCAGTGAGAGGGAGACCGAGGAGAGCTCTGTTTGTTCCAGGTGTTCCTGCTACAAGCCACAGGACGCGCAACAGAGGACTAGTGGGTGTTGCGGTGGGGATTGCCCATCCACGAGTGGAGCCTGCAGGAATGGACCGAATAGCACTGGGTCAGATTTTGCACTTAGGACTCTGCCAAACTGTGGGCCTCCAGGAGAGACAAGTGATGAGAGGACTAGTGGGAGTGCCTGTGGGCCTGCCAGTGAGGAGGAGAGCACGGGCTCCCAGCGAAGGAGCTGTGAGGTGGAGTATAAAGAAGAGTATCCTCGCCGACCACTAACACGAGCTAGAAGCAAGCTGTCCCATGTCCCTCTGGTGTCAGAGTCAG AGGTGGCCAAGCCAAAGCCACGGCAAACCACAAAGAGGAAAAGGACAGCTGATAAGTCCACAAGTACAAGTGACCCGGTTATTGAAGATGATCATGTTCAA gTACTGACTTTGAAATCCAAAAACCTTGTTGGAATCACCTTGACCAATTGTGGAATAACAGATTTGGTACTGAAAGACTGCCCCAAAATGATGTTCATACATG CTACAAGGTGTCGTGTATTGAAACACTTGAAAGTAGAAAATGCACCAGTTGTCAATCGGTTTGACTACGCCCAGTGCAAGAAGTTAAACATGGATCAGGTTCTGGATCAGATTCTCAGGATGCCACCGGAAAGAAACCGAATCATTTATCTTCGTCCAATGCAGCAG GTTGACACCTTGACTCTCGAGCAAAAGATATTTAGTGGCCCTTATCCGTACCACATTTGCATAATTCATGAATTCAGTAACCCACCTAATGTCCGCAATAAGGTGCGCATTCGGAGCTGGATGGACACAATAGCAAATATCAACCA AGAGCTTATTAAATATGAGTTCTTCCCTGAAGCTACACGAACCGATGAAGACCTGAAGAAATACACTAAGTATCCTTGGGGACGAGATATTTACACTCTAGAAG GCATTGTGGATGGCGCCCCTTACTCCATGATTACTGACTTCCCATGGTTGAGATCACTGAGAACAGCAGAGCCAAACAGCTATGCTAGATATGACTTTGAGGATGATGAGAGAA CTACTATTTATGCACCGCGAAGGAAGGGACAATTGTCTGCAGACATCTGTATGGAAACAATAGGAGAAGAGATCTCTGAACTGCGCCAGATGAAAAAAGGTGTATTCCAACGTGTGGTGGCTATCTTCATCCATTACTGTGATGTCAACGGTGAACCAGTCGAGGATGATTACATTTGA